The following proteins come from a genomic window of Montipora foliosa isolate CH-2021 chromosome 2, ASM3666993v2, whole genome shotgun sequence:
- the LOC137992143 gene encoding adenylate kinase isoenzyme 6-like, whose product MACSRTRPNILVTGTPGTGKTVLCTELAQRTGFNYINVGDLAKENDLYDGWDEQYCCHVLDEDKVVDELEDQMCEGGNIVDYHGCDFFPERWFDIVFVLRTNNTTLYERLEHRGYNGKKLSENVECEIMQTILEEARDSYRKEIVHELQSNSTDELENNLEQIEAWIQQWSG is encoded by the exons ATGGCGTGCAGTAGAACGCGACCAAACATTTTAGTGACTGGTACACCAGGTACAGGAAAAACGGTGTTGTGCACTGAGCTAGCACAAAGAACAGGATTCAATTACATTAACGTAGGTGATTTGGCCAAAGAAAACGATCTGTATGACGGATGGGACGAGCAATACTGCTGCCACGTGCTCGATGAAGATAAG GTAGTGGATGAATTAGAGGATCAAATGTGTGAGGGAGGAAACATTGTGGATTATCATGGCTGTGATTTTTTCCCCGAAAGGTGGTTTGATATTGTGTTTGTCTTGCGCACAAATAATACAACGCTATATGAAAGACTTGAACACAG GGGTTACAATGGAAAAAAGTTAAGCGAAAATGTGGAATGTGAAATAATGCAAACAATCTTGGAGGAAGCAAGAGATAGTTATAGAAAGGAAATAGTTCATGAACTGCAAAGCAATTCCACTGATGAACTTGAAAATAACCTGGAGCAAATAGAAGCTTGGATTCAACAGTGGTCTGGCTAA